The Desulfohalovibrio reitneri genome contains a region encoding:
- a CDS encoding efflux RND transporter permease subunit produces the protein MVGFFIDRPIFASVVSIVITLLGALALVELPVAQYPDITPPVVSVTAAYPGASAEVVEESVTTPIEEQINGVENMLSMSSVSSNDGTMSLDVTFETGTDLDMAAVEVQNRLALATPKLPADVTRTGVAVKKRSTSMLMAVTLHSPKGVYDNLFMNNYALINLRDELARINGVGSLQVFGSEDYSMRIWLDPSRLSRLGLTATDVINAVREQNAQAPAGQLGQPPAPDDQAFQYSVRMQGRLVTEGEFKDIILRAEPDGEVVRLGDAARVEMGAEGYNAFSRVDGEPATNLLIYLQPGANALEVSQKVLDRMEELSAAFPEGLEYFVPFDTTKFVNASIDEVVKTFAEALLLVFAVVFIFLQSFRATLVPMVAVPVSLIGVFAVFMGVGFSINTFTLFGLVLAIGLVVDDAIVVVEAVQRLIDDEGLSAREATHKAMRQVTGPIVATSLVLVAVFLPVAMMAGLTGRLFEQFGVTLALAVLISTVNALTLSPALCALLLGPRKEAGGLLGRFFGVFNAAFAKFTSGYSAGVQGLLRRGVLAVVLLAIFFGAAAFLQSRLPSGFLPQEDQGYFIVSAQLPEGAALRRTDAMVAKLEDYLTKADGVDHIMSLGGMNILDSSQTSYNAALFVTLTDWDERLPQGLTLKRIIAGARAHFAGIKDGQAMCFIPPSIPGLGSTGGFTMELQDSSGRSIDEFQEVAGRFIGQANQRPEVGFAYTTFSTDVPRVRLDLDRDKAKMLGVPLTEIFSSLQTFLGGYYANDFTRFGRNYKVMLQAESGYRSDVSSLGDFHVRNEEGDMVSMESLVSAELTSGPESISHYNVYRSISINGQAASGYSSGQALAGMEAAAESLPPGYGFEWTGTAYQEKLAAGKASGNLALAVVMVFLFLAALYESWTIPFAVLLAVPFGVLGAAGAQLLRGLDFDVYGQIGLVMLIGLVAKNAILIVEFAKMRQEEGGLPPDQAALEAAKLRFRAILMTSLSFILGVVPLVVASGAGAASRHALGTAVFGGMISAVVLATLFVPSLYTLIRRLAERVRPAKGPK, from the coding sequence GTGGTCGGTTTCTTCATAGACCGCCCCATCTTCGCCTCGGTCGTCTCCATAGTCATCACCCTGCTGGGCGCGCTGGCCCTGGTTGAGCTTCCAGTGGCCCAGTACCCGGATATCACCCCGCCGGTGGTCAGCGTCACCGCCGCCTACCCCGGCGCCTCGGCCGAGGTGGTGGAGGAGAGCGTGACCACGCCCATCGAGGAGCAGATCAACGGCGTGGAGAACATGCTCTCCATGAGTTCGGTCAGCTCCAACGACGGCACCATGAGCCTGGACGTGACCTTCGAGACCGGCACGGACCTGGACATGGCCGCGGTGGAGGTCCAGAACCGCCTGGCCCTGGCCACCCCCAAACTGCCCGCTGACGTCACCCGCACCGGCGTGGCCGTGAAGAAGCGTTCCACCTCCATGCTCATGGCGGTCACCCTGCATTCGCCCAAAGGGGTGTACGACAACCTCTTCATGAACAACTACGCCCTGATTAACCTGCGGGACGAGCTGGCCCGCATAAACGGCGTGGGCAGCCTGCAGGTCTTCGGCTCCGAGGACTATTCCATGCGGATATGGCTGGACCCCTCCCGCCTTTCCCGCCTGGGGCTGACCGCCACGGACGTGATCAACGCCGTGCGAGAGCAGAACGCACAGGCCCCGGCCGGACAACTGGGCCAGCCCCCGGCCCCGGACGACCAAGCCTTCCAGTACTCGGTGCGGATGCAAGGCAGGCTGGTCACGGAGGGGGAGTTCAAGGACATCATCCTGCGGGCCGAACCGGACGGCGAGGTGGTCCGCCTGGGCGACGCGGCCCGGGTGGAGATGGGTGCCGAAGGGTACAACGCCTTCTCCCGCGTGGACGGCGAACCGGCCACCAACCTGCTCATCTATCTCCAGCCGGGGGCCAACGCCCTGGAAGTCTCGCAAAAGGTCCTGGACCGCATGGAGGAACTGTCCGCGGCCTTCCCCGAAGGGCTGGAGTATTTCGTCCCCTTCGACACCACTAAATTCGTCAACGCCTCCATAGACGAGGTGGTCAAGACCTTCGCCGAGGCCCTGCTGCTGGTTTTCGCGGTGGTGTTCATCTTCCTGCAGAGTTTCCGGGCTACGCTGGTGCCCATGGTGGCCGTGCCCGTTTCCCTCATCGGCGTTTTCGCCGTGTTCATGGGCGTGGGCTTCTCCATCAACACCTTCACCCTCTTCGGGCTGGTGCTGGCCATCGGCCTGGTGGTGGACGACGCCATCGTGGTGGTGGAGGCGGTGCAGCGGCTCATCGACGACGAGGGGCTGTCCGCCCGGGAGGCCACCCACAAGGCCATGCGGCAGGTCACCGGCCCCATCGTGGCCACCTCGCTGGTGCTGGTGGCGGTCTTTCTGCCCGTGGCCATGATGGCGGGTCTCACCGGACGGCTCTTCGAGCAGTTCGGCGTCACCCTGGCCCTGGCCGTGCTCATCTCCACCGTCAACGCCCTGACCCTCTCCCCGGCCTTGTGCGCCCTGCTGTTGGGGCCGCGCAAGGAGGCCGGGGGGCTGCTTGGCCGCTTCTTCGGCGTGTTCAACGCCGCCTTCGCGAAGTTCACCTCCGGCTACTCCGCCGGGGTGCAGGGCCTGTTGCGGCGCGGAGTGCTGGCTGTGGTCCTGCTGGCGATCTTTTTCGGTGCCGCGGCCTTTTTGCAGAGCAGGCTGCCTTCGGGCTTCCTGCCCCAGGAGGATCAGGGCTACTTCATCGTCTCAGCCCAACTGCCCGAGGGGGCCGCCCTGCGCCGCACCGACGCCATGGTGGCCAAGCTGGAGGACTACCTGACCAAGGCCGACGGCGTGGACCACATCATGAGCCTGGGCGGCATGAACATCCTCGACTCCTCCCAGACCTCCTACAACGCGGCGCTCTTCGTGACCCTCACCGACTGGGACGAGCGGCTCCCCCAGGGACTCACCCTGAAGCGCATTATCGCGGGGGCGCGGGCGCACTTCGCGGGCATCAAGGACGGGCAGGCCATGTGCTTCATTCCGCCGTCCATTCCCGGGCTGGGCAGCACCGGCGGCTTCACCATGGAGCTGCAGGACAGCTCGGGCCGTTCCATCGACGAGTTCCAGGAGGTGGCCGGGCGGTTCATCGGCCAGGCCAACCAGCGTCCGGAGGTGGGCTTCGCCTACACCACCTTCTCCACGGATGTGCCCAGGGTGCGCCTGGACCTGGACCGGGACAAGGCCAAGATGCTCGGCGTGCCGCTGACCGAGATTTTCTCAAGCCTGCAAACCTTCCTGGGCGGCTACTACGCCAACGACTTCACCCGCTTCGGCCGCAACTACAAGGTCATGCTGCAGGCGGAGAGCGGGTACCGCTCCGACGTCTCCTCCCTGGGCGACTTCCATGTGCGCAACGAGGAGGGGGACATGGTCTCCATGGAGTCCCTGGTCTCGGCGGAGCTGACCTCCGGGCCGGAGTCCATCAGCCACTACAACGTCTACCGCTCCATCTCCATCAACGGTCAGGCCGCCTCCGGCTATTCCTCGGGGCAGGCGCTGGCGGGCATGGAGGCGGCGGCCGAATCCCTGCCGCCGGGCTACGGCTTCGAGTGGACCGGCACGGCCTACCAGGAGAAGCTGGCCGCGGGGAAGGCCAGCGGCAACCTGGCCCTGGCCGTGGTCATGGTATTCCTCTTCCTGGCGGCGCTGTACGAGTCGTGGACCATCCCCTTCGCCGTGCTGCTGGCCGTGCCCTTCGGCGTGCTGGGCGCGGCTGGGGCGCAGCTTCTGCGCGGGCTGGACTTCGACGTCTACGGCCAGATCGGGCTGGTCATGCTCATCGGGCTGGTGGCCAAGAACGCCATCCTCATCGTGGAGTTCGCCAAGATGCGCCAGGAGGAGGGCGGTCTGCCGCCGGACCAGGCGGCCCTGGAGGCGGCCAAGCTGCGCTTTCGGGCCATCCTCATGACCTCACTGTCCTTCATCCTGGGCGTGGTGCCCCTGGTCGTGGCCAGCGGCGCGGGCGCCGCCTCCAGGCACGCCCTGGGCACGGCCGTCTTCGGCGGCATGATCTCGGCGGTGGTCCTGGCCACCCTCTTCGTGCCCAGCCTCTACACCCTCATCCGCCGCCTGGCGGAGCGGGTGCGCCCGGCCAAAGGCCCGAAGTGA
- the fusA gene encoding elongation factor G, which yields MSDGLQGQRTYALVGHGGSGKTMVGEMLLFAAGATNRLGNTEEGNTTLDYEPEEVKRGGSIQPGFARFDWKKNPHFLIDCPGDSNFSGDLPFLLTAADGAVLVIDAVDGVKPLTRKIWSQVADAGLPALCCLTKMDRDRADFEAAFASLQEQLGIRPVLLYVPIGQREDFKGVVDVFADKALFFDGKGGFTEGAVPGDMAEEVAGLRETMVENIAESDEELMETYLEEGELSPDQVRKGLSKGVAAGELVPVVPASALQNAGGQQLLDAAQDLLPSPLDHPAWVGEDGSERASSPDEPVAAFVCKTIVDPFAGKLSVLRVLSGTLSPDSTLLNPDSGAKERVGSLILLKGKEQNGLKQPMGPGAVVAVAKLKETHTGETLCDEKKPFTLDRPALPPQLITYALAPAEKGDEDKVYQAMQKIVEEDVTLRLFRDEESSDILLSGMGQLHIETSVEKARRRYKVDVVLKTPKVPYRETFKGEADVQGRHKKQSGGRGQFGDCFVKIEPLGHGEGYEFVDQIVGGAIPRQYIPAVDKGIQEAARRGYLSGNPVVDFKVSLYDGSYHSVDSSEMAFKVAGSLAFKKACEQAGMKLLEPYMLVVVSVPDQYMGDVIGDLSGRRGKVLGSDSTGGVTEIKAHVPMNEILRYAPDLRSMTGGQGLFTMEFSHYEEAPPHITEKVMEEAKAEAG from the coding sequence GTGTCGGATGGACTTCAGGGGCAGCGCACCTATGCGCTGGTTGGACACGGCGGCTCGGGCAAGACCATGGTGGGCGAGATGCTGCTTTTCGCGGCCGGAGCCACCAACCGCCTCGGCAACACCGAGGAGGGCAACACGACGCTTGATTACGAACCCGAAGAGGTCAAGCGGGGGGGCAGCATCCAGCCCGGTTTCGCCCGCTTCGACTGGAAGAAGAACCCGCATTTTCTCATCGATTGCCCCGGGGACAGCAACTTCTCCGGCGACCTTCCCTTCCTGCTCACCGCGGCCGACGGCGCGGTGCTGGTCATCGACGCCGTGGACGGGGTCAAGCCGCTGACCCGCAAAATCTGGTCCCAGGTGGCCGACGCCGGGCTGCCCGCCCTGTGCTGCCTGACCAAGATGGACCGCGACCGGGCCGACTTCGAGGCGGCCTTCGCTTCCCTGCAGGAACAGTTGGGCATCCGCCCGGTGCTGCTCTACGTGCCCATCGGCCAGCGCGAGGACTTCAAGGGCGTGGTGGACGTGTTCGCGGACAAGGCCCTGTTCTTCGACGGCAAGGGCGGCTTCACCGAGGGCGCGGTGCCCGGCGACATGGCCGAGGAAGTGGCCGGACTGCGCGAGACCATGGTGGAAAACATCGCCGAGAGCGACGAGGAGCTCATGGAGACCTACCTGGAAGAGGGCGAACTCTCCCCCGACCAGGTGCGCAAGGGCCTCTCCAAGGGCGTGGCCGCTGGCGAACTGGTGCCGGTGGTGCCCGCCTCCGCCCTGCAAAACGCCGGCGGCCAGCAGCTTCTGGACGCGGCGCAGGACCTGCTTCCCTCCCCCCTGGACCACCCCGCCTGGGTTGGCGAAGACGGAAGCGAGCGCGCCTCCTCCCCGGACGAGCCGGTGGCCGCCTTCGTATGCAAGACCATCGTGGACCCCTTCGCGGGCAAGCTTTCGGTGCTGCGCGTCCTCTCCGGCACCCTCTCCCCCGACTCCACCCTGCTCAACCCTGACAGCGGGGCCAAGGAGCGCGTCGGCTCCCTCATCCTGCTCAAGGGCAAGGAGCAGAACGGGCTCAAGCAGCCCATGGGCCCGGGGGCCGTGGTGGCCGTGGCCAAGCTCAAGGAGACCCACACCGGCGAGACCCTGTGCGACGAGAAGAAGCCCTTCACCCTGGACCGGCCCGCCCTGCCGCCGCAGCTCATCACCTACGCCCTGGCCCCGGCCGAGAAGGGCGACGAGGACAAGGTCTACCAGGCCATGCAGAAAATCGTGGAGGAGGACGTCACCCTGCGCCTCTTCCGCGACGAGGAAAGCTCCGACATCCTGCTCTCCGGCATGGGCCAGCTGCACATCGAGACCAGCGTGGAGAAGGCCAGGCGCCGCTACAAGGTGGACGTGGTCCTGAAGACCCCCAAGGTCCCCTACCGCGAGACCTTCAAGGGCGAGGCCGACGTGCAGGGCCGCCACAAGAAGCAGTCCGGCGGGCGCGGGCAATTCGGCGACTGCTTCGTGAAGATCGAACCCTTGGGCCACGGCGAGGGCTACGAGTTCGTGGACCAGATTGTGGGCGGGGCCATCCCCCGGCAATACATCCCGGCCGTGGACAAGGGCATCCAGGAGGCGGCCCGGCGAGGCTACCTCTCCGGCAACCCGGTGGTGGACTTCAAGGTCTCCCTGTACGACGGCTCCTACCACTCGGTGGACTCCTCGGAGATGGCCTTCAAGGTGGCCGGCTCCCTGGCCTTCAAGAAGGCCTGCGAGCAGGCGGGCATGAAGCTGCTGGAGCCCTACATGCTGGTGGTGGTCAGCGTGCCCGACCAGTACATGGGCGACGTCATCGGCGACCTCTCCGGCCGCCGGGGCAAGGTGCTCGGCTCCGACTCCACCGGCGGCGTCACCGAGATCAAGGCCCACGTGCCCATGAACGAGATCCTGCGCTACGCCCCGGATCTGCGGTCCATGACCGGCGGCCAGGGCCTCTTCACCATGGAGTTCTCCCACTACGAGGAAGCACCGCCGCACATCACCGAGAAGGTGATGGAGGAAGCCAAGGCGGAAGCCGGATAG
- a CDS encoding efflux RND transporter periplasmic adaptor subunit: protein MRCFRAIFSLAAGLALVALLCGCGQDGPPGNGAASSPREVDVVRAEPRDVVTSREFPGTVAARRTVDIRARVDGWVLERHFAEGAIVEDGQLLFTIEPQSLDDSLKAARAQLKSDQASLSLAKREYERFKELVESGAVSRNQFDKAKTAFEEAQQAVQRSKANVRQASTQFSYTEVRAPFTGRIGRADVNVGALVSSAERTRLATISTLDPMYVDFSLPDELLLVFQKRAIAQGRAFDEKDPQQRAVNIRLLLGDGTPYPHPGEFDMANRAIDNRTASLKARGVVPNPEAALLPGQYVRVRLPVGRLSGAIVVPEEALFFLQSKPMVWVVDGQGKARRAGVVPGETVAAGRIIKQGLAEGALVVVSGTTGLRPGEAVKTKVVQAKKSGADGDSAPPASANATAKASSNATSGS, encoded by the coding sequence ATGCGCTGTTTCCGAGCAATCTTTTCCCTGGCCGCGGGGCTGGCGCTGGTCGCGCTTCTCTGCGGCTGCGGCCAGGACGGCCCCCCCGGAAACGGGGCGGCTTCCTCTCCCAGGGAAGTGGACGTGGTGCGGGCCGAGCCCCGCGACGTTGTCACCAGCAGGGAGTTCCCCGGCACGGTCGCGGCCCGTCGCACCGTGGACATCCGCGCCCGCGTTGACGGCTGGGTGCTGGAGCGCCATTTCGCCGAGGGGGCCATCGTCGAGGACGGGCAACTTCTCTTCACCATCGAGCCGCAGAGCCTGGACGACTCCCTCAAGGCGGCCAGGGCGCAGCTCAAGAGCGACCAGGCCAGCCTGTCCCTGGCCAAACGCGAGTACGAGCGCTTCAAGGAGCTGGTAGAGTCCGGCGCGGTCAGCCGCAACCAGTTCGACAAGGCCAAGACCGCCTTTGAAGAAGCCCAGCAGGCGGTGCAGCGCAGCAAGGCCAACGTCCGGCAGGCATCCACCCAGTTCAGCTACACCGAGGTGCGCGCGCCCTTTACTGGCCGCATAGGCCGGGCCGATGTCAATGTGGGCGCGCTCGTCTCCTCCGCCGAGCGCACCAGGTTGGCCACCATCTCCACCCTGGATCCCATGTACGTGGATTTTTCCCTGCCGGACGAGTTGTTGCTGGTTTTCCAGAAGCGGGCCATCGCGCAGGGGCGGGCCTTCGACGAGAAGGACCCGCAACAGCGGGCGGTGAACATCCGGCTGCTGCTGGGCGACGGAACCCCTTACCCCCACCCCGGCGAGTTCGACATGGCCAACCGGGCCATTGACAACCGCACGGCCTCGCTCAAGGCGCGGGGCGTGGTGCCCAATCCTGAGGCTGCCCTGCTGCCGGGCCAGTACGTGCGCGTGCGGCTGCCCGTCGGGCGGCTGTCCGGGGCCATCGTGGTGCCGGAGGAGGCCCTTTTCTTTCTGCAATCCAAGCCCATGGTCTGGGTGGTGGACGGCCAGGGCAAGGCCAGGCGCGCCGGCGTGGTGCCGGGCGAGACCGTGGCGGCCGGGCGCATCATCAAGCAGGGGCTGGCAGAGGGCGCGCTGGTGGTGGTGTCCGGCACGACCGGCCTCAGGCCGGGCGAGGCGGTCAAGACCAAGGTGGTCCAGGCGAAAAAAAGCGGGGCGGACGGCGACAGCGCTCCCCCGGCGTCGGCCAACGCCACGGCGAAAGCGTCCTCCAACGCCACCTCCGGGAGCTAG
- a CDS encoding BON domain-containing protein yields the protein MPIRFAVPLAVFLVALLLDVSGCTTIYGSAVDERTVSQQTDDQKINSTVTARLIDADDVSAMDISSSTFLGHVYLVGVRTSPGMGERAREVAASVEGVKAVTVDLLEPDPNACSKSEWLDLRASLNKDLIADKLVPAPNVHLATPQCHVFLTGLLGSQAEIDRSVEIAGRHPKTAGVTSYLRVYNAPSGD from the coding sequence ATGCCGATCCGATTCGCCGTTCCGTTGGCTGTTTTCCTTGTCGCCCTGCTGCTGGACGTTTCCGGGTGCACCACCATCTACGGCTCCGCCGTGGACGAGCGCACGGTCTCCCAGCAGACCGACGACCAGAAGATCAATTCCACCGTTACCGCCAGGCTCATCGACGCCGACGACGTCAGCGCCATGGACATCTCGTCCTCCACCTTCCTGGGCCACGTGTACCTGGTGGGGGTGCGCACCTCGCCCGGCATGGGGGAGCGGGCCAGGGAGGTCGCCGCCTCCGTGGAGGGAGTGAAGGCCGTGACGGTGGATTTGCTGGAGCCGGACCCGAACGCCTGCTCCAAGAGCGAGTGGCTGGACCTGCGGGCCAGCCTGAACAAGGACCTCATCGCGGACAAGCTGGTGCCCGCGCCCAACGTGCATCTGGCCACGCCGCAGTGCCACGTCTTCCTGACGGGGCTGCTCGGCAGCCAAGCGGAGATAGATCGGTCCGTGGAGATCGCCGGGCGTCATCCCAAGACCGCGGGCGTGACCTCGTATCTGCGGGTGTACAACGCCCCGTCCGGGGACTAG